A genome region from Dickeya dadantii NCPPB 898 includes the following:
- the actP gene encoding cation/acetate symporter ActP, with protein sequence MKSRIFLLTALLGLPIWAQAADAVSGNVQKQPLNIQAIALFVLFVAATLYITYWASKRTRSRSDYYTAGGNITGFQNGLAIAGDYMSAASFLGISALVYTSGFDGLIYSLGFLVGWPIILFLIAERLRNLGRYTFADVASYRLQQKPIRTLSACGSLVVVALYLIAQMVGAGKLIQLLFGLNYHIAVVLVGILMVMYVLFGGMLATTWVQIIKAVLLLCGATFMAIMVLKTVNFSFDSLFTEATKVHAKGIAIMKPGGLVSDPISALSLGLGLMFGTAGLPHILMRFFTVSDAREARKSVFFATGFMGYFYFLTFIIGFGAILLVGANPAFKDAAGALIGGNNMAAVHLANAVGGNFFLGFISAVAFATILAVVAGLTLAGASAVSHDLYSNVIKKGQATERDELKVSKLTVLALGVIAILLGILFENQNIAFMVGLAFSIAASCNFPIILLSMYWSKLTSRGAMIGGWAGLLTAIILMILGPTIWVKILGHASPIYPYEYPALFSMLVAFIGIWFFSITDNSANAVEERGKFKAQFIRSQTGLGISKGSSH encoded by the coding sequence ATGAAAAGCCGCATTTTTCTGTTGACCGCGTTGTTGGGGCTACCGATATGGGCGCAGGCGGCGGATGCTGTTTCCGGCAATGTCCAGAAGCAACCGCTGAATATTCAGGCCATCGCACTGTTTGTGCTGTTCGTGGCGGCGACGCTCTACATCACCTACTGGGCGTCCAAACGTACCCGTTCGCGCAGCGATTACTACACCGCGGGCGGCAATATCACCGGCTTTCAGAACGGGCTGGCGATTGCCGGCGACTACATGTCCGCGGCCTCGTTCCTCGGCATTTCGGCGCTGGTGTACACCTCCGGCTTCGACGGCCTGATCTACTCGCTCGGCTTTCTGGTCGGCTGGCCGATCATCCTGTTCCTGATTGCGGAACGGCTGCGCAATCTGGGTCGCTACACCTTTGCTGACGTGGCGTCTTACCGGTTACAGCAAAAACCGATCCGCACCCTGTCCGCCTGCGGTTCGCTGGTGGTGGTGGCGCTGTACCTGATTGCCCAGATGGTGGGCGCCGGTAAGCTGATTCAGTTGCTGTTCGGGCTGAACTACCATATCGCGGTGGTGCTGGTCGGTATTCTGATGGTGATGTACGTACTGTTCGGCGGCATGCTGGCTACCACCTGGGTACAAATCATCAAAGCGGTATTGTTACTGTGCGGCGCCACCTTCATGGCGATCATGGTGCTGAAAACGGTTAACTTCAGCTTCGATAGCCTGTTCACCGAAGCGACCAAGGTTCACGCGAAAGGTATCGCGATCATGAAACCCGGCGGACTGGTGTCCGACCCGATTTCCGCGCTGTCTCTCGGGCTGGGGCTGATGTTCGGCACCGCCGGCCTGCCGCATATACTGATGCGTTTCTTCACCGTCAGTGACGCCCGTGAAGCGCGCAAAAGCGTGTTCTTCGCCACCGGGTTCATGGGGTATTTCTACTTCCTGACCTTCATCATCGGTTTCGGCGCGATCTTGCTGGTGGGCGCCAACCCGGCGTTCAAAGACGCCGCCGGCGCGTTGATCGGCGGCAACAACATGGCGGCGGTGCATCTGGCTAACGCCGTGGGCGGCAACTTCTTCCTCGGCTTTATCTCCGCCGTGGCCTTCGCCACCATTTTGGCGGTGGTGGCCGGGCTGACGCTGGCCGGTGCCTCAGCCGTGTCTCATGACCTGTATTCGAACGTCATCAAGAAGGGTCAGGCTACCGAGCGCGACGAGCTGAAAGTGTCGAAACTCACGGTACTGGCGCTGGGGGTGATCGCTATCCTGCTGGGGATCCTGTTCGAAAACCAGAACATCGCCTTTATGGTCGGGCTGGCGTTCTCGATTGCCGCCAGCTGTAACTTCCCGATAATCCTGCTGTCGATGTACTGGTCGAAGCTGACCAGCCGCGGCGCCATGATCGGCGGCTGGGCCGGGCTGCTGACGGCAATAATTCTGATGATTCTGGGGCCGACCATCTGGGTGAAAATCCTCGGTCATGCCAGCCCGATTTACCCGTATGAATACCCGGCGCTGTTCTCGATGCTGGTGGCCTTTATCGGTATCTGGTTTTTCTCGATTACCGACAATTCAGCCAACGCCGTCGAAGAACGCGGTAAATTCAAAGCGCAGTTTATCCGTTCGCAAACCGGCCTTGGCATATCCAAAGGGTCATCTCACTAA